DNA from Mesorhizobium loti R88b:
TCACCAATTCGCTGATCGACGTCGTCATTGACGCCACCGGCAAGCCGGGCGTCGCCGCCGATTTCTGCCTGTCGGCGATGGAGCATGGCAAGCATCTGGTGATGATGAATGTCGAGGCCGACGTCACCATCGGCTGTTATCTCAAGCAGCAGGCCGACCGGCTTGGCGTCGTCTATTCGGTTGGCGCCGGCGACGAGCCGTCGAGTTGCATGGAGCTGATCGAATTCGCCTCGGCGCTCGGCCTGACCATCGTCTCGGCCGGCAAGGGCAAGAACAACCCGCTCAACCACAATGCCGTGCCCGACGACTATCGCGAGGAGGCGATCCGCCGCAACATGAACCCGCGCATGCTGGTGGAGTTCGTCGACGGCTCGAAAACCATGGTCGAGATGTGCGCCATCGCCAACGCCACCGGCCTGGTGCCCGACGTGCCCGGCATGCACGGCCCGAAGGCCGACCGCGACGACCTCGTCAAGGTGTTAATCCCGCGTGAGGATGGCGGACTGTTGTTGAAAAAAGGCGTTGTCGACTACACGGTGGGCAAAGGTGTCGCGCCCGGGGTCTTCGTCATCGTCGAGGCAACGCATCCACGCATCATCGAGCGCATGGACGATTTGCACATCGGCCATGGTCCCTATTACAGCTTGTTCCGGCCCTATCACCTGACCTCAATGGAAGTGCCGCTGACCGCCGCCCGCATCGTGCTGTTCGGCAAACCCGACATGGTGCCGCTGCCAAGGCCCGTCGCCGAGGTCTGCGCGGTCGCCAAGCGCGACCTCGTGGCCGGCGAGACCTTCGATGCGGTCGGCGAGACCTGCTACCGCTCCTGGACGATGACCGTCAGCGCAGCCCGTACCCAGCGCGCCGTGCCGGTCGGCCTGCTCGAAGGTGGCAAGGTCTTGAGGCCGGTCAGGAAAGGCGAAATGCTGACCGCCGACAATGCCGCGCCCGACCAGACGACAAGGCTCTCCGCCTTGCGCCGGCTGCAGGACGAGATGCTGTACGGAACAAAATGAAGTTCTATTCCCGAGCTCGATCGAACGCGGCCGGGGTGCCTCGTTTCCAGATGCTTCACGGCCACGTCGATTACTCTAGCGGCGATTGCGATTCCGAGCCGAAGTCGTGATAATGGGGCAGCTTAGACATCTGCCGGGTGCGGCGTCGATCAGCCTCTTTCCGAGAAACCGACGGCTACGCTCCACAAGCCGCCATCGCGGACAAAGAGGCAAAGCCCGTGTAGGGGAAATCCGACGCTTTAGATGCCCGACCAACGGACGCGCAATGTGTCTGCGTCTGCGATTGTCAGTCCGCATGCCCCGATTGCGTGTTTTGTGGCCGCGACCAGATCCTGATTTCCAGAGGCCAGCGCTCCATCCGGCAGGAAAAGGTTGTTCTCGAATCCGACACGCGAATGGCCGCCAAGCAAGGCCCCTGACGTCACGCACGCTATCTCCTGCCGGCCGAAGGCACAGACCATCCAATGGCTGAATGCCGCAGTGTCGGCCGCCAGGAACGGCAGCAGATCGGAGGGCCGGGACGTTTGCCCGACAGTGTAGCGACCGAGCACGTAGAGCACCGGCGGGTTCTCGAATGGGATCATGCCTCGCCTCGCGAGCGCCTGCTGGTTTCGCTGGATGGCGAGAACTATCGTTCACCTCTCGGACCTGCATTTCGGAAAAACAGATGGCGAGGTCGTGAGAGCCATTGCTTCGGAGGTTCGCGCTATCGACCCGGATTTGCTGGTCGTTTCCGGGGATCTGACGCAACGCGCCCGGAAAGACGAATTCCTGCACGCGCGGGCCTTTCTTGATTCCCTTCCCGGTCCCCGCATCGTGGTACCCGGCAATCATGACGTGCCGCTCTGGAATGTCTTCGCGCGTGCCTTGACGCCTCTTTCACGATACAAGCGTTACATCGCGGCGGACACGGACCCGTTCTACGCCGATAGCGAAGTCGCGGTCGTCGGGATCAACACGGCGCGGTCCCTGACAATCAAGGATGGCAGGATCAATCTTCGCCAGCTCGAGGCGGCGACAGAAAAATTCGCACATATGTCCGATGACATTACCCGGGTAGTGGTCACTCATCATCCTTTTGAAGGGCTGGATCTGCAAAGCGACGAAGGCATCGTTGGCCGCGCGGGTCTGGCCATGGATGCATTCTCGCGCAGCGGTGTCGACATCATATTGTCTGGCCACCAGCATCTTCACCGTGCCGGTTCGAGCGCTAGGCGTTACATTATCGACGGCTAAGCGGCACTGCTTATTCAAGCAGGAACGGCGGTTTCATCGCGGCTTCGCCAGACCGCAAATTCATTCAACATTCTTTGCATCGATCGTCCGGAAATATCCGTGGAATGTCGAGGCTGGCGATCTTCCCCGGCCGGGTTCGAAACCTTGATGAGATATTCCTTTCGGCATGGTCCCAATGGACGGGCACCGGCTTGATTGGCGCAGCCATTCTTCGGCGCGCTAGAAGACCAGCCAGCTGCAAGGCCTCATGGCCTGCCAACAATGCAGGAGCGAGCAACTTTGAAGCACGCTGGAACGCCATGGCCACATGCGAGTTGTACGAGCACATCCTTCGGCGGAGCACATGGTTATGGCAAAGAGTCGCGAGCAAGAGACGGATCTCACATCTTCCGAGGCAACAAACCGCATTTGGGAACTCGCAAAGGAAATCGACGTCTGCATGTTCGTGACATGGGACGGCGAATACAATCGCGCCAGGCCACTCTCCGCGCGCGTCTTGCGCGAGGAAAATGCCATCTATTTCCTTGTCAACGACGACAGCGCCAAGAACAAGCAGCTGTCGAGATATCCGAAGGTAACATTGGCCTGGAGTGACAGCAGCCACTACAAATACGTGACGATCTCCGGGCCGGCCGCAGTGACAAACGACAGAGCAAAGATCGCCGCGTTGTGGGAGAAGACTGACGCGGCATGGTGGGACAACGCCCAGGATCCCGAAATTCGGCTGATAACGGTGACACCGGACGAAGGCGAACTGTGGGACAGCCCGGGATTGGTTGTCGCTACCGCGAAGATGGTATTTGCAGCGGTAACCGGCGCGAAGCCGAATGTTGGCGACAACGCAAAAGTCGATCTCTGAGACAGCTATGCCGCCCTGCATCATTGCCGGAGAAACAGATGTCCGATCCTGCGACGAAATACACCAGCGAGGCCTTCAAGGAGCAGCGCCAGCAATGGCCGGCTCTCCAGCGCGAGATGGATCCCGTTCCTGACTGCGGCGAGACAAGCTATCGCGGCTCAAACCGGCTGGCCGGCCGCAAGGCTCTTGTGACCGGCGGCGATTCAGGGATCGGGCGGGCGGCAGTCATCGCATTCGCGCGCGAAGGCGCGGATGTGGCGATCAATTACTTTCCCAGTGAAGAGCCCGATGCACAAGACGTCGCGGAGCTGATCCGCGCGGAGGGCCGCAAAGCCATCCTGATTCCTGGAGACTTGACCGACCAACAGTTCTGCCGCGACCTCGTTGAGCGGGCGCACCGCGAACTTGGCGGCATCGACATTCTGGTCAACAACGCTGCTTACCAGCAATCGAAGGCGTCTATTGCGGATATCAGCTTCGAGCAGTTCGACCGAACCTTGAAAACCAATCTCTACGCAATGTTCTGGATTACCAAATCAGCGCTCCCGCTGATGAAAGCAGGAGCGGCCATTATCAACACGGCCTCCGTCAACTCGTTCAACCCCGGTGAGGAATTGCTCGACTATGCGACGACGAAAGGCGGAATTGCGGTCTTCACAAAAGGCCTGGCAAAGCAGCTGGCCAAACACGGCATACGCGTCAACGCTGTTGCGCCTGGACCGGTTTGGACGCCACTACAGGTCGCCGGGGGTCAGTTGCCCGGCAAATTAAAGGAATTCGGTCAGGATACGCCGCTCGGTCGCGCCGGCCAGCCGGCGGAGCTTGCGCCGCTTTTCGTCCTGCTTGCTTCGGGAGAAATCACATACACCGATGGCAGCGTATTCGGGGCCAATGGCGGCACAGGCGTGGCCTGAAACCAGGTGATTGCGTCTTCTTTGCGTGGTGCTGTAGTAGCTTGGTCCTTGCCAGCGCGTGTCAGCGCGGCCTTGCCAGCGCGTGTCAGCGCGGCCTTGCCGGCGCAGCACCGCCTGTTCTCTCCAAACCGCCGGTAGATAGGAGCGCCAAGTGCCAGCGAACTGCTGCATCTGCTCTGCGGCGGCCAAGGCCCAAAATGCGAACCAGCAGGCTATTTTGACGCAAAAGCCCGCCGCCTCACGGCAGCGGGCTAGAACGCAACTTAAGTTGCCACACGACCTGTTCGAGCTAGTTGGCGCCGCCTAGCTGCTTGGTCTTTGCGCAGTAATTGTCGTGCGACTTGGCGATAACTTTGTCGCCGCAGTCCTTGGTAATCGATGCGCGATCGTCATCGGTCAAGGCGAGCCAGGCCTTCTTGAATGCATCATCCGACTGCATCGTCTTCATGCCGGAATCTGTGTAGAAGGGCTGCATCTTGGCCGGATCATCAAGCGCCGACGTTCCGGTTCCCGAACCGGCCAAGGCCGAGCCAGTCATAATTGCAAGGGCCATTGCGCCCATGGTGAGCATCTTGAAGTTCACGGAAAATTCCTCCGAGTTGCGGCTGCCGGGAGCGGCAGCGTGTTGAAGCAACTTCGCTCTTCAGAAAAAGTTTCTGAGACAGAATGAAAAAGCCCGCCGGGTGGGGCGGCGGGCGAGGGTCTGGAGTGACAGGGA
Protein-coding regions in this window:
- a CDS encoding NAD(P)H-dependent oxidoreductase, which gives rise to MTNVSLTGLARDLAKRGSEGRPIRIGVIGSGEMGTDLVTQGMLMPGISVCAVSTRRPHTAREAIRIAYGDETMAVEADTPSKVTAAIEAGKIAITSNEMLVTNSLIDVVIDATGKPGVAADFCLSAMEHGKHLVMMNVEADVTIGCYLKQQADRLGVVYSVGAGDEPSSCMELIEFASALGLTIVSAGKGKNNPLNHNAVPDDYREEAIRRNMNPRMLVEFVDGSKTMVEMCAIANATGLVPDVPGMHGPKADRDDLVKVLIPREDGGLLLKKGVVDYTVGKGVAPGVFVIVEATHPRIIERMDDLHIGHGPYYSLFRPYHLTSMEVPLTAARIVLFGKPDMVPLPRPVAEVCAVAKRDLVAGETFDAVGETCYRSWTMTVSAARTQRAVPVGLLEGGKVLRPVRKGEMLTADNAAPDQTTRLSALRRLQDEMLYGTK
- a CDS encoding 3-keto-5-aminohexanoate cleavage protein, with amino-acid sequence MIPFENPPVLYVLGRYTVGQTSRPSDLLPFLAADTAAFSHWMVCAFGRQEIACVTSGALLGGHSRVGFENNLFLPDGALASGNQDLVAATKHAIGACGLTIADADTLRVRWSGI
- a CDS encoding metallophosphoesterase family protein, with the translated sequence MARTIVHLSDLHFGKTDGEVVRAIASEVRAIDPDLLVVSGDLTQRARKDEFLHARAFLDSLPGPRIVVPGNHDVPLWNVFARALTPLSRYKRYIAADTDPFYADSEVAVVGINTARSLTIKDGRINLRQLEAATEKFAHMSDDITRVVVTHHPFEGLDLQSDEGIVGRAGLAMDAFSRSGVDIILSGHQHLHRAGSSARRYIIDG
- a CDS encoding pyridoxamine 5'-phosphate oxidase family protein, producing the protein MVMAKSREQETDLTSSEATNRIWELAKEIDVCMFVTWDGEYNRARPLSARVLREENAIYFLVNDDSAKNKQLSRYPKVTLAWSDSSHYKYVTISGPAAVTNDRAKIAALWEKTDAAWWDNAQDPEIRLITVTPDEGELWDSPGLVVATAKMVFAAVTGAKPNVGDNAKVDL
- a CDS encoding SDR family oxidoreductase translates to MSDPATKYTSEAFKEQRQQWPALQREMDPVPDCGETSYRGSNRLAGRKALVTGGDSGIGRAAVIAFAREGADVAINYFPSEEPDAQDVAELIRAEGRKAILIPGDLTDQQFCRDLVERAHRELGGIDILVNNAAYQQSKASIADISFEQFDRTLKTNLYAMFWITKSALPLMKAGAAIINTASVNSFNPGEELLDYATTKGGIAVFTKGLAKQLAKHGIRVNAVAPGPVWTPLQVAGGQLPGKLKEFGQDTPLGRAGQPAELAPLFVLLASGEITYTDGSVFGANGGTGVA